One segment of Mycolicibacterium baixiangningiae DNA contains the following:
- a CDS encoding GntR family transcriptional regulator encodes MAGLGEWLSVDTQASRPLFDQLRTQIIDAVRDGRLTPGTRLPTVRELAGQLGLAVNTVARAYRELETAGVLETRGRFGTFVSRVDPADTAMAAAAQSFVSTARALGVERFEAMRYVESAFD; translated from the coding sequence GTGGCCGGACTCGGGGAGTGGTTGTCGGTCGATACGCAGGCCTCCCGGCCACTGTTCGATCAACTGCGCACCCAGATCATCGACGCCGTCCGCGACGGCAGGCTCACACCGGGCACCCGGTTGCCGACGGTGCGCGAACTCGCGGGCCAACTGGGCCTGGCGGTCAACACGGTGGCGCGGGCGTACCGCGAACTGGAGACGGCGGGCGTCCTGGAGACGCGCGGACGCTTCGGCACGTTCGTCTCGCGGGTGGACCCGGCGGACACCGCGATGGCGGCCGCCGCGCAGAGCTTCGTCTCGACGGCCAGGGCGCTCGGTGTGGAGAGATTCGAGGCGATGCGTTACGTCGAGTCGGCGTTCGACTGA
- a CDS encoding sodium/solute symporter translates to MTGSPLTAAALLAAAVATIAIGAYGVRFSRTTSDFLVASRTVGPQWNAAAISGEYLSAASFLGVAGLIAKYGADALWYPVGFTAGYLGLLLFVAAPLRRSGAYTVPDFAEFRLGSRRLRKVAMIVVIVICVVYLVPQYQGAGLALKTLLGMPVWIGPVVVGGIVITNVVAGGMRSITFVQAFQYWLKLTAIAVPALALLGLFFADRGELGGPLPPTVTHDTTVAIETDVVVQVTEPAGITVTGTLDGRPVTAAPIGASGEHELAANTTMTLADGAATPVLAGTPAAGSDWLASGGGLGGGHPLYQVVSIIVATFLGTMGLPHVLVRFYTNPDGRVARRTALAVIALLALFYLFPTLLGVFSRLYVPQLLITGTADAAVLLAPGAAIGGVFGQLLAALVAAGAIAAFLATSSGLLVSIAGALATDVLRGRVRDFRMAALVGGLIPIPLSLITSGLELSRSVGLAFAVAASTLCPLLVLGIWWRGLTAIGASCGLVVGGLASGTAVTLAIAGAVDERALGGWAAVIVGYPAAVTVPLAFLTMIVVSRFTRRSAPPDVARIFARMHVPERLGMGIERVPRG, encoded by the coding sequence ATGACCGGATCCCCGTTGACGGCCGCGGCGCTGCTCGCCGCCGCGGTGGCCACCATCGCGATCGGCGCCTACGGCGTTCGGTTCTCCCGCACCACCTCCGACTTCCTGGTCGCCTCCCGCACCGTCGGGCCGCAGTGGAACGCCGCCGCGATCTCCGGTGAATACCTCTCTGCCGCATCGTTTCTCGGCGTCGCCGGCCTGATCGCGAAGTACGGCGCCGACGCGCTGTGGTATCCCGTCGGGTTCACCGCCGGCTATCTGGGCCTGCTGCTGTTCGTCGCGGCGCCGCTGCGCCGTTCGGGGGCCTACACGGTGCCGGACTTCGCGGAGTTCCGGCTCGGTTCCCGGCGGCTGCGCAAGGTCGCGATGATCGTGGTCATCGTGATCTGCGTGGTGTACCTGGTGCCGCAGTACCAGGGTGCGGGCCTCGCGCTGAAGACGCTGCTGGGCATGCCGGTGTGGATCGGCCCGGTGGTGGTCGGCGGCATCGTCATCACGAACGTGGTCGCCGGCGGCATGCGCTCGATCACGTTCGTGCAGGCCTTCCAGTACTGGCTGAAGCTGACGGCCATCGCCGTGCCGGCACTCGCGCTGCTCGGGTTGTTCTTCGCCGACCGGGGCGAACTGGGCGGACCGCTGCCACCGACGGTCACCCACGACACGACCGTGGCCATCGAGACCGACGTCGTCGTACAGGTCACCGAACCGGCCGGCATCACGGTGACCGGCACGCTCGACGGCAGGCCCGTCACCGCGGCGCCCATCGGGGCATCCGGTGAGCACGAGTTGGCGGCGAACACCACCATGACGCTGGCCGACGGCGCGGCCACGCCGGTCCTGGCCGGGACGCCCGCGGCGGGCAGCGATTGGCTGGCCTCGGGCGGCGGCCTCGGCGGCGGACATCCGCTCTACCAGGTGGTGTCGATCATCGTGGCGACGTTCCTCGGCACGATGGGGCTGCCCCATGTGCTGGTGCGCTTCTACACCAACCCCGACGGCCGGGTCGCCCGGCGGACCGCGCTCGCGGTGATCGCGCTGCTGGCGCTGTTCTACCTGTTTCCCACGCTGCTCGGGGTGTTCTCGCGGCTCTACGTGCCACAGTTGCTGATCACCGGCACCGCCGACGCCGCCGTCCTGCTCGCACCCGGCGCGGCGATCGGCGGGGTGTTCGGGCAGCTGCTCGCCGCGCTGGTCGCCGCGGGAGCGATCGCGGCGTTCCTCGCAACCTCGTCGGGCCTGCTGGTGAGCATCGCCGGGGCCCTGGCCACTGACGTGCTGCGCGGCCGGGTGCGGGATTTCCGGATGGCCGCACTCGTCGGCGGGCTGATCCCGATCCCGTTGTCGCTCATCACCTCCGGCCTGGAACTCTCGCGCAGCGTTGGGCTGGCGTTCGCGGTGGCCGCATCGACGCTGTGCCCGCTTCTCGTGCTGGGTATCTGGTGGCGGGGTCTCACCGCGATCGGTGCATCCTGCGGGCTGGTGGTCGGCGGGCTGGCCTCAGGAACGGCGGTGACGCTCGCGATCGCGGGCGCGGTCGACGAGCGTGCACTCGGCGGGTGGGCGGCGGTGATCGTCGGCTATCCCGCCGCGGTGACCGTGCCGCTGGCCTTCCTGACGATGATCGTCGTCAGCCGGTTCACCCGGCGCAGCGCACCGCCGGATGTGGCGCGGATCTTTGCGCGGATGCATGTGCCGGAGCGGCTGGGGATGGGGATCGAGCGCGTGCCCAGGGGCTGA
- a CDS encoding DUF5302 domain-containing protein: protein MADEPEDDTKRKFREALERKKANSAGSAGQREGGPKKPKAHGPVENRREFRRKSG, encoded by the coding sequence ATGGCTGACGAACCGGAAGACGACACCAAGCGCAAGTTCCGGGAGGCCCTCGAACGTAAGAAGGCCAACTCGGCCGGTTCCGCCGGCCAGCGTGAGGGTGGGCCGAAGAAACCGAAGGCGCACGGCCCGGTGGAGAACCGCCGCGAGTTCCGGCGCAAGAGCGGCTAG
- a CDS encoding solute symporter family protein produces the protein MSIFAVFVLVTLFIVIKASKKNATATEFFTAGRAFTGPQNGIAISGDYLSAASFLGIAGAIAVYGYDGFLYSIGFLVAWLVALLLVAELLRNTGKFTMADVLSFRLRQRPVRMAAATNTLAVSLFYLLAQMAGAGVLVALLLNIESGVGQSIVIAVVGVLMIVYVLVGGMKGTTWVQIIKAVLLIGGAGIMTVMVLAKFGFNFSEILGAAQSMVSDSEDTKVATRDVLAPGAQYGASLTTQINFISLALALVLGTAGLPHVLMRFYTVPTAKEARRSVVWAIALIGAFYLFTLVLGYGAAALVGPDRILDAPGGVNSAAPLLAFELGGVILLGIISAVAFATILAVVAGLTITASASFAHDIYASVLKNDNVSEAQQVKISRITAVVLGTLAIGLGILAREQNVAFLVALAFAVAAAANLPTILYSLYWRRFNTRGALWSMYGGLISTIVLIVFSPAVSGTATSMIKGVDFAWFPLANPGIVSIPLAFLLGVVGTLTSPDDEDPTIAAEMEVRSLTGVGAEKAVSH, from the coding sequence ATGTCGATCTTCGCGGTGTTCGTCCTGGTGACGTTGTTCATCGTGATCAAGGCCAGCAAGAAGAACGCCACCGCCACCGAGTTCTTCACCGCCGGACGCGCGTTCACCGGACCGCAGAACGGCATCGCGATCAGCGGTGACTATCTGTCGGCCGCGAGCTTCCTGGGCATCGCCGGCGCCATCGCCGTGTACGGCTACGACGGGTTCCTGTACTCGATCGGCTTCCTCGTGGCGTGGCTGGTCGCGCTGCTGCTCGTCGCCGAATTGCTGCGCAACACCGGCAAGTTCACCATGGCCGACGTGCTGAGCTTCCGCCTGCGGCAGCGTCCGGTGCGCATGGCCGCGGCCACCAACACCCTGGCCGTGTCGCTGTTCTACCTGCTGGCCCAGATGGCGGGCGCAGGTGTGCTGGTCGCGCTGCTACTCAACATCGAAAGCGGTGTCGGGCAGTCGATCGTGATCGCGGTCGTCGGCGTGCTGATGATCGTCTACGTCCTCGTCGGCGGGATGAAGGGCACCACGTGGGTGCAGATCATCAAAGCAGTGCTGCTGATCGGCGGCGCGGGCATCATGACCGTGATGGTGCTGGCGAAGTTCGGCTTCAACTTCTCCGAGATCCTCGGCGCCGCACAATCGATGGTCAGCGACAGCGAGGACACCAAGGTCGCCACCCGCGACGTCCTGGCCCCCGGCGCCCAGTACGGCGCCTCTCTGACCACGCAGATCAACTTCATCTCGCTGGCGCTGGCGCTGGTGCTCGGCACCGCCGGTCTGCCGCACGTGCTGATGCGCTTCTACACGGTGCCGACGGCCAAGGAGGCACGGCGCAGCGTGGTCTGGGCGATCGCGCTCATCGGCGCCTTCTACCTGTTCACGCTGGTCTTGGGCTACGGCGCGGCCGCCCTGGTCGGCCCGGACCGCATCCTGGACGCGCCCGGTGGCGTGAACTCCGCGGCTCCCCTGCTCGCCTTCGAGCTCGGCGGGGTGATCCTGCTCGGCATCATCTCCGCCGTGGCCTTCGCGACGATCCTCGCGGTGGTGGCCGGGCTGACGATCACCGCGTCGGCGTCGTTCGCGCACGACATCTACGCCAGCGTCCTGAAGAACGACAACGTCTCCGAGGCGCAGCAGGTCAAGATCTCGCGGATAACCGCGGTGGTGCTGGGCACGCTGGCGATCGGGCTGGGCATCCTGGCCCGCGAGCAGAACGTCGCGTTCCTGGTGGCGCTCGCGTTCGCGGTCGCGGCCGCGGCGAACCTGCCGACCATCCTCTACTCGCTGTACTGGCGGCGCTTCAACACCCGCGGTGCGCTGTGGAGCATGTACGGCGGGTTGATCTCGACGATCGTGCTGATCGTGTTCTCCCCCGCGGTCTCCGGCACGGCCACCTCGATGATCAAGGGTGTCGACTTCGCGTGGTTCCCGCTCGCCAACCCCGGCATCGTGTCCATCCCGCTGGCGTTCCTCCTCGGCGTCGTCGGCACACTCACGTCACCGGACGACGAGGATCCGACGATCGCCGCCGAGATGGAGGTTCGTTCGCTGACCGGGGTGGGCGCGGAGAAGGCCGTCTCGCACTGA
- a CDS encoding DUF485 domain-containing protein gives MPETDLPPREAAMPNGDQYLAMQASPEFQDLRNRLRRFVFPMSAAFLIWYTTYVLLGAFAHDFMAIRVFGNVNVGLLIGIGQFVTTFLITGIYVRYANKVIDPRAAAIRAELEGHAP, from the coding sequence GTGCCCGAAACGGATCTTCCACCGCGGGAGGCAGCGATGCCCAACGGTGATCAGTATCTGGCCATGCAGGCCAGCCCCGAGTTCCAGGATTTGCGGAACAGGTTGCGCCGCTTCGTGTTCCCGATGAGCGCGGCGTTCCTCATCTGGTACACCACCTACGTGCTGCTCGGCGCGTTCGCGCACGACTTCATGGCGATCCGGGTGTTCGGCAACGTCAACGTCGGCCTGCTCATCGGCATCGGCCAGTTCGTCACCACCTTCCTCATCACCGGCATCTACGTGCGCTACGCCAACAAGGTGATCGATCCGCGCGCAGCGGCCATCCGCGCCGAACTCGAAGGACACGCACCGTGA
- a CDS encoding PPOX class F420-dependent oxidoreductase produces MVRKVFDDKLLALISGNSLGVLATIKRDGRPQLSNVSYHFDPRAVALEVSITEPRAKTRNLRRDPRASIHVSSDDGWAYAVAEGDAILTPPAGSPHDDTVEALIALYRNIAGEHPDWDDYRRAMVDDRRVLLTLPIAHLYGMPPGRR; encoded by the coding sequence ATGGTGCGCAAGGTGTTCGACGACAAGCTGTTGGCCTTGATCAGCGGTAACTCGCTGGGAGTGCTGGCCACCATCAAGCGCGACGGCCGACCGCAGTTGTCGAACGTGTCCTACCACTTCGACCCCCGTGCGGTCGCGCTCGAGGTGTCGATCACCGAACCACGGGCCAAGACCCGCAACCTGCGCCGTGACCCGCGGGCGTCGATCCACGTCAGCTCCGACGACGGGTGGGCATACGCCGTCGCCGAGGGTGACGCGATCCTCACCCCGCCCGCCGGGTCGCCGCACGACGACACCGTCGAGGCGCTGATCGCCTTGTACCGCAACATCGCCGGCGAACATCCCGACTGGGACGACTACCGTCGCGCGATGGTCGACGACCGGAGGGTGCTGCTCACCCTGCCGATCGCGCATCTCTACGGGATGCCGCCGGGCCGGAGGTAA
- a CDS encoding class I SAM-dependent methyltransferase, with protein MTVIDGSTLDGVSATTLWTLHNRATEAKRSDGTIRDPWAVTLLDAIDYDYLKFGKPNQSHALRARAFDIATADYLSAHPKASVVALAEGLQTSLWRLDRMGVADELTWYSIDLPPVMALRDRLLPADNRVVALAQSALDRSWMDRVDATHGVFITAEGLLMYLDPQQVIDLITACAARFPGGRLMFDSIPHWLSRRTIKGLKLSDRYVTPPMPFALTADEGLALADRIAGVAAAHDIPMPRGRGLFNALFWPPLDRVPAFRRGRPSITLLEFGS; from the coding sequence GTGACGGTGATCGACGGCAGTACCCTCGACGGCGTCTCGGCGACCACGCTGTGGACACTGCACAACCGGGCCACCGAGGCGAAGCGCTCGGACGGGACGATCCGCGATCCGTGGGCCGTCACGCTGCTCGACGCAATCGACTACGACTACCTCAAGTTCGGTAAACCCAACCAGTCGCACGCGCTGCGCGCCCGCGCGTTCGACATCGCCACCGCCGACTACCTCAGCGCACACCCGAAGGCCTCCGTCGTGGCGCTGGCCGAAGGGCTGCAGACCAGCCTGTGGCGGCTGGACCGTATGGGTGTGGCCGACGAATTGACTTGGTACTCCATCGATCTGCCACCGGTGATGGCGTTGCGCGACCGGTTGCTGCCCGCCGACAACCGGGTCGTCGCGCTGGCGCAGTCCGCGCTGGACCGCTCGTGGATGGACCGCGTCGACGCCACACACGGCGTGTTCATCACCGCCGAGGGATTGCTGATGTACCTCGATCCCCAGCAGGTCATCGACCTGATCACCGCGTGCGCCGCACGCTTCCCCGGCGGTCGGTTGATGTTCGATTCGATCCCGCACTGGTTGAGCCGGCGCACCATCAAGGGCCTCAAACTCTCCGACCGGTACGTGACGCCGCCGATGCCGTTCGCGCTGACCGCCGACGAGGGCCTCGCGCTCGCCGACCGGATTGCCGGCGTCGCCGCCGCCCACGACATCCCCATGCCACGCGGGCGCGGTCTGTTCAACGCGCTGTTCTGGCCGCCGCTGGACCGGGTGCCCGCATTCCGACGCGGCCGGCCCAGCATCACGCTGCTGGAGTTCGGGTCATGA
- a CDS encoding LytR/AlgR family response regulator transcription factor, translated as MRSAFSVLAVDDEAPALDELAYLLGCHPDIGEVVGVNDATSALRELNQRTIDAIFLDINMPGLSGIELAGVLANFAHRPAIVFVTAHDDKAVAAFDVGAIDYLLKPIRQDRLDEAVRRVGVARSAEPPPPEDEPDTDVVPAELGGITHLVPRDSIGWVEAEGDYARLHSASGSHLVRIPLSTLETRWRERGFQRIHRSYLVALRLVTGLRTSDGAVLVRLRANGSSPAVELPVSRRQARELRDRLVRDPMRQLRPAGGDD; from the coding sequence GTGAGGTCGGCGTTCAGCGTCCTGGCCGTGGACGACGAGGCGCCCGCGCTCGACGAGTTGGCCTACCTGCTCGGCTGCCATCCCGACATCGGCGAGGTGGTTGGCGTCAACGACGCCACGTCCGCACTGCGCGAACTCAACCAGCGCACCATCGACGCGATCTTCCTCGACATCAACATGCCCGGCCTGTCCGGTATCGAATTGGCCGGCGTGCTGGCCAACTTCGCCCATCGGCCGGCCATCGTCTTCGTCACCGCCCACGATGACAAGGCGGTGGCCGCCTTCGACGTCGGGGCGATCGACTACCTGCTCAAACCCATCCGGCAGGATCGCCTCGACGAGGCGGTCCGGCGAGTCGGTGTCGCCCGCAGCGCCGAACCGCCCCCGCCCGAGGACGAACCGGACACCGACGTCGTGCCCGCGGAGCTGGGCGGGATCACCCACCTGGTTCCCCGCGATTCCATCGGCTGGGTGGAGGCCGAGGGCGATTACGCCCGGCTGCATTCCGCGTCGGGCTCGCATCTGGTGCGCATTCCGTTGAGCACGCTCGAAACCCGTTGGCGGGAACGGGGTTTCCAGCGGATCCACCGCTCCTACCTGGTGGCACTGCGGCTGGTCACAGGTCTGCGCACCAGCGACGGCGCGGTGCTGGTGCGGTTGCGCGCCAACGGGTCGTCGCCGGCGGTCGAGTTGCCGGTGAGCCGCCGCCAGGCCCGCGAGCTGCGGGACCGCTTGGTGCGCGACCCGATGCGCCAGCTGCGGCCCGCCGGCGGCGATGACTGA
- a CDS encoding DUF1697 domain-containing protein, which yields MTRFVAFMRGVNVGGVNLKMADVAAAFTDAGFTAVKTILASGNVLLDSDADVAAVRSTAEQALRERFGYDAWVLAYEADTVAAISAAYPFEREVDGHHSYVTFVTDEQVLDELAALAADAPPEEKIQRGEGVIYWQVPRSTTLDTTIGRTMGKKRYKSSTTTRNLRTLDKVLRSVHSGR from the coding sequence ATGACGCGCTTCGTGGCGTTCATGCGCGGGGTCAACGTCGGCGGGGTCAACCTCAAGATGGCCGATGTGGCGGCGGCGTTCACCGATGCCGGGTTCACCGCGGTGAAGACCATCCTCGCCAGCGGCAACGTCCTGCTGGACAGCGACGCCGACGTCGCGGCCGTGCGCAGTACCGCCGAACAGGCGCTGCGCGAGCGGTTCGGCTACGACGCCTGGGTGCTGGCATACGAGGCGGACACCGTGGCGGCCATCTCGGCGGCGTATCCGTTCGAGCGGGAGGTCGACGGCCACCACTCCTACGTCACCTTCGTCACCGACGAGCAGGTCCTCGACGAACTCGCGGCACTGGCCGCAGACGCCCCACCCGAGGAGAAGATCCAGCGCGGCGAGGGCGTCATCTACTGGCAGGTGCCGAGGTCGACCACACTGGACACCACGATCGGCAGGACGATGGGCAAGAAGCGCTACAAATCGTCGACCACCACCCGCAACCTGCGCACCCTGGACAAAGTGCTGCGTTCGGTACATTCGGGCAGATGA
- a CDS encoding NAD-dependent deacylase, whose amino-acid sequence MQVTVLSGAGISAESGVPTFRDVETGLWATVDPYEISSADGWRANPEKVWAWYLWRHYMMDAVHPNNGHRAVAAWQDHADVHVVTQNVDNLHERAGSRNVYHLHGSLFEFHCDACGARFEGTLPDMPEPVESVDPPQCPCGGLIRPNVVWFGEALPDDAWQRSVHAVLTADVVIVVGTSSIVYPAAGLPEMALSRGTTVIEVNPERTPLSDTATVSLRETAAGALPTLLQRLPDLLP is encoded by the coding sequence GTGCAGGTGACGGTGCTCAGCGGGGCCGGCATCTCCGCGGAGAGCGGGGTGCCGACGTTCAGGGATGTCGAGACGGGTCTGTGGGCGACGGTGGACCCGTATGAGATCTCCAGCGCCGACGGGTGGCGGGCGAACCCCGAGAAGGTGTGGGCCTGGTACCTGTGGCGCCACTACATGATGGACGCGGTGCACCCCAACAACGGCCATCGCGCCGTCGCCGCATGGCAGGACCACGCCGATGTGCACGTCGTCACCCAGAACGTCGACAACCTGCACGAGCGGGCCGGCAGCAGGAACGTCTACCACCTGCACGGCAGTCTGTTCGAATTCCATTGCGACGCTTGCGGTGCGCGGTTCGAGGGCACGCTGCCCGACATGCCCGAACCCGTCGAGTCGGTGGATCCGCCGCAATGCCCGTGCGGTGGGCTGATCCGCCCGAACGTGGTGTGGTTCGGTGAGGCGCTGCCCGACGACGCCTGGCAGCGCTCGGTCCACGCCGTGCTGACCGCCGACGTGGTGATCGTGGTGGGGACGTCGTCGATCGTCTACCCGGCGGCGGGTCTACCCGAGATGGCGCTCTCCCGCGGGACGACCGTGATCGAGGTCAACCCCGAGCGCACCCCGCTGTCCGACACGGCGACGGTGTCGCTGCGCGAGACGGCGGCCGGGGCGCTGCCCACCCTGCTGCAGCGCCTGCCCGACCTTCTGCCGTAG
- a CDS encoding class I SAM-dependent methyltransferase encodes MTNTPGAKVDGSALTGVSETALLTLQVRANEARRRDSLIDDPMAVQLVDSIDFDFGKFGPSRRQDMALRAKGFDLYTRRYLRDHPRATVVALAEGLQTSFYRLDAAGAGHEFRWLTVDLPPMIELRGKLLPPSDRVKVCAQSALDFSWMDRVDDSDGVFITAEGLLMYLQPADAMSLIRACAQRFPGGQMMFDLPPSWFAWWARHGMRTSLRYKVPPMPFSLSVSEVAELADTVPGVRAVHDLPLPEGRGKLLNAALWTIQRLPLFDPVRPVWTLLEFG; translated from the coding sequence ATGACGAACACACCGGGCGCCAAGGTGGACGGCAGCGCGCTGACCGGGGTCTCGGAGACCGCACTGCTCACCCTGCAGGTCCGGGCCAACGAGGCGCGTCGCCGGGATTCCCTCATCGACGATCCGATGGCGGTCCAGCTGGTTGACTCCATCGATTTCGACTTCGGCAAGTTCGGGCCGAGCCGCCGCCAGGACATGGCGTTGCGGGCCAAGGGGTTCGACCTCTACACCCGCCGCTACCTGCGTGACCACCCCCGGGCCACCGTCGTCGCGCTCGCCGAAGGATTGCAGACCAGCTTCTACCGGCTCGACGCCGCCGGCGCCGGCCATGAGTTCCGCTGGCTGACCGTCGACCTCCCGCCGATGATCGAGTTGCGCGGCAAACTGCTCCCGCCGTCGGACCGGGTGAAGGTGTGCGCCCAGTCCGCGCTGGACTTCAGCTGGATGGACCGGGTCGACGACTCCGACGGGGTGTTCATCACCGCCGAGGGACTGCTGATGTACCTGCAGCCCGCCGACGCGATGTCGCTCATCAGGGCGTGCGCCCAGCGGTTCCCCGGCGGGCAGATGATGTTCGATCTGCCGCCGTCGTGGTTCGCCTGGTGGGCTCGCCACGGCATGCGAACGTCGTTGCGGTACAAGGTTCCTCCGATGCCGTTCAGCCTCAGTGTCAGCGAGGTGGCCGAACTGGCCGACACCGTGCCCGGCGTCCGCGCCGTTCACGATCTGCCGCTGCCGGAGGGCCGCGGCAAGCTACTCAACGCTGCGCTGTGGACGATTCAGCGGCTCCCGCTGTTCGACCCGGTGCGGCCGGTGTGGACGCTGCTCGAATTCGGCTGA
- a CDS encoding MFS transporter — MSHTRREAVVDRPLPSDAVPRPLSRYAFALLAYAFAVTMLGTTVPTPLYALYADRMDFAVFTTTVIYAAYAGGVLVALLAFGRWSDAVGRRPMLLAGVGFAIASAVVFLVADSVAVLLVARVLSGLSAGLFTGTGTAAVIEAAPERWRSRAAAVATVANIGGLGAGPLLAGLLVQYAPQPLHLVFAVHISMAVLAGIAVLVVPETSPRSGRIGPQRLSVPAEARSVFVIAALAAFAGFAVTGLFTSVAPSFLADVVGIHNHAVAGAVACSIFASSAITQVFANRIPPPRAVAVGCAILVVGMSVLAVALYFSSLPGLIAAALISGVGQGMSFSRGLAAVAERTPPERRAEVSSTYFVVAYVAISLPVIGEGLAAQAVGLQTAGVGFAIAVAVLATVCLIAILVREKSSAV, encoded by the coding sequence ATGTCTCACACTCGGCGCGAAGCCGTTGTCGACCGTCCCCTACCGTCGGATGCCGTGCCGCGTCCTCTGAGCCGATACGCCTTCGCACTGCTGGCCTATGCCTTCGCGGTGACCATGCTCGGCACGACGGTGCCCACTCCGCTCTACGCGCTCTACGCCGATCGGATGGACTTCGCGGTGTTCACCACCACGGTGATCTACGCGGCGTACGCCGGCGGTGTGCTGGTGGCACTGCTGGCCTTCGGGCGCTGGTCCGACGCCGTCGGCCGCCGGCCGATGCTGCTGGCCGGGGTGGGGTTCGCGATCGCGAGCGCGGTGGTGTTCCTCGTCGCCGACTCGGTGGCCGTGCTGCTGGTCGCCCGGGTGCTGTCCGGTCTGTCTGCCGGGCTCTTCACCGGGACGGGGACGGCGGCGGTCATCGAGGCCGCACCGGAACGCTGGCGCTCCCGGGCGGCCGCGGTGGCCACGGTCGCCAACATCGGCGGGCTGGGCGCCGGGCCGCTGCTCGCCGGCCTCCTGGTCCAGTACGCGCCGCAGCCCCTGCATCTGGTGTTCGCCGTCCACATCTCGATGGCCGTGCTGGCCGGTATCGCCGTGCTCGTCGTCCCGGAGACTTCGCCGCGCAGTGGCCGCATCGGGCCGCAGCGGCTTTCGGTGCCGGCCGAGGCGCGGTCGGTGTTCGTGATCGCGGCGCTCGCCGCCTTTGCCGGCTTCGCGGTCACCGGTTTGTTCACCTCGGTGGCGCCGTCGTTCCTTGCCGACGTGGTCGGCATCCACAACCACGCGGTCGCCGGTGCGGTCGCCTGCTCCATCTTCGCCAGTTCGGCGATCACCCAGGTGTTCGCCAACCGAATCCCGCCGCCGCGGGCGGTGGCCGTCGGTTGCGCCATCCTGGTGGTCGGCATGTCCGTACTCGCTGTGGCGCTGTACTTCTCGTCGCTGCCCGGGCTGATCGCGGCCGCGCTGATCTCCGGCGTGGGTCAGGGCATGAGTTTCAGCCGCGGTCTGGCGGCGGTCGCCGAACGCACCCCACCCGAACGTCGCGCCGAGGTGAGCTCCACGTACTTCGTCGTCGCCTACGTGGCGATCTCGCTGCCGGTGATCGGTGAGGGCCTGGCCGCCCAGGCTGTCGGGTTGCAGACGGCGGGTGTGGGCTTCGCCATCGCCGTGGCGGTGCTGGCCACGGTCTGCCTGATCGCGATCCTGGTGCGGGAGAAGTCGAGCGCGGTCTAG